The following are from one region of the Endozoicomonas sp. 4G genome:
- a CDS encoding RING finger domain-containing protein produces MFQNSRCSFVLSLLAMMLAMMLAMMIAPLCYSSTLIDRHHPDGRKFRIEINDEKTRNNTLTVTGGQPAGNTDFPSVGNGDNGGNGGFFYSPPPPWGGGGGRPSGLFEIDLTLLQPVINWLMSIGKGSGDGRQAANEDGQPSGSRTNAGSNDATNHQEKREAPENRENQSPGEGNGSNGDGNNRKDDNGEESNNNASTQDLQVLANQLLAIIASDDPNAAVKFRKMLDKLDMLQRLQVLETKGKNISGSTVTPLEAILALPRSSHGPSTRNRFIKQLIAAAGNSYPMIWSDNNHLMILYKIVLDITHKVNESHQQPPIGRFEKRCFTEYFIQLFLLDSHPVERIRNLLEEISDLAIRNEIINDTKSLKFSSSFLDILTQSNQHPSFHELLRLSNELRMQNDYIAITSFRDNALRVDKQEPSQIIGAECPICRDLFVHSSNIVKAPCNHLYHVNCLNQWLKRRRQNRAIQDCPTCRTQLNGLIIKLNDFNKLLIKYDGRHSLAIAERAVKEWNKAETSHETLYHFVQFCRHNSLLPSDDSKFVKLLRTIIHPVIKARIRHNDRINSAVFSTNNHHVVTASNDGTVKIHSDETDGSWREEFTFHHDGAVKLASFSADSRRVLTASKDGTAKIHVRKEDGSWQEEMTISHVDAIHIADFSTDSRRVLTVSNNGSAKVHGQKEDGSWKEEVIISHNGPIVLASFSADGNHVVTVGVDDQVKITGASADGSWQVKFSVIHQSFVKSAEFSPDSRYLVTASDDCTAKIIGQKDDGSWEEEYIISDIGSAEFSPDSRHVLTVCVSDYLVKIIGKRVDGSWGVKGIISHSDEIDTADFSPDSHHVVTASGDQQAKIYGEKTDASWEEEITIQHNSLIFIAIFSPDSQHAVITSSDGTAKIHNLKNDGSWEEGRTIHDIHRPSDARFSADSRFMMTFGRGIAQINDLNGANKITIRHRSPIYSASFSANSRFVLTQSGLPVSDGVGDVVKITELWKEE; encoded by the coding sequence ATGTTTCAGAACTCAAGGTGCAGTTTTGTTCTTTCCCTGCTGGCTATGATGCTAGCTATGATGCTAGCTATGATGATTGCGCCGTTATGCTATTCCTCAACCCTTATTGACCGTCATCATCCCGATGGGCGCAAGTTTCGGATTGAAATCAATGATGAGAAAACCCGGAACAACACCCTGACAGTGACAGGAGGCCAGCCCGCTGGCAACACCGATTTTCCCAGTGTCGGCAACGGAGACAACGGAGGCAACGGCGGCTTCTTTTATTCGCCTCCTCCTCCCTGGGGAGGTGGAGGCGGCAGGCCGTCGGGATTGTTCGAAATTGACCTGACTCTTCTGCAACCCGTCATCAACTGGCTGATGTCCATAGGTAAGGGTTCTGGCGATGGCCGACAGGCAGCTAATGAGGATGGTCAACCCTCTGGCAGCAGAACTAATGCAGGATCAAATGACGCAACTAACCACCAGGAAAAAAGAGAAGCACCTGAAAATCGGGAGAACCAATCACCGGGAGAAGGCAATGGTAGCAACGGGGATGGCAATAACAGAAAAGACGACAATGGCGAGGAAAGTAACAATAATGCTTCGACTCAAGACCTTCAGGTACTTGCCAATCAGCTTTTAGCCATCATTGCAAGCGACGATCCCAATGCCGCTGTTAAATTCAGGAAGATGTTGGATAAGCTGGACATGCTCCAGCGCTTGCAGGTTCTGGAAACAAAAGGCAAAAATATCAGTGGCAGTACAGTCACGCCTCTTGAGGCGATATTGGCACTGCCGCGTTCTTCTCATGGGCCCTCAACACGCAACCGATTTATCAAGCAGCTGATAGCAGCCGCTGGCAACAGCTACCCGATGATTTGGTCTGACAACAACCACCTGATGATTTTGTATAAGATTGTTCTGGACATAACCCACAAGGTCAATGAATCTCACCAACAGCCACCCATAGGACGTTTTGAAAAACGTTGCTTTACTGAGTACTTCATTCAATTATTCCTGCTTGATTCACACCCGGTTGAGCGCATTCGCAATCTATTAGAAGAAATATCAGATTTAGCCATAAGGAATGAGATTATAAATGATACAAAATCATTGAAATTCTCCAGCTCTTTTCTGGATATCTTGACACAATCTAACCAGCACCCCTCGTTCCATGAATTATTACGCTTATCAAATGAACTGCGTATGCAAAATGATTACATAGCAATCACTTCTTTTCGCGATAATGCACTGCGTGTGGATAAACAAGAACCCAGTCAAATTATTGGTGCAGAGTGCCCGATATGTAGAGATCTGTTTGTACACTCGTCAAATATAGTGAAAGCGCCCTGTAATCACCTTTATCACGTTAATTGTTTAAATCAGTGGCTCAAAAGAAGGAGGCAGAATCGTGCAATTCAAGATTGTCCTACCTGTCGTACACAATTAAATGGCTTAATCATAAAACTTAACGACTTTAACAAACTATTGATAAAATACGACGGTCGTCATTCTTTAGCTATTGCAGAAAGAGCAGTTAAGGAATGGAATAAAGCAGAAACAAGTCATGAAACCTTGTACCATTTTGTCCAATTTTGCCGACATAACAGCCTGCTGCCATCTGATGACTCAAAGTTTGTAAAACTCTTGCGAACCATCATTCATCCCGTGATAAAAGCCAGGATCCGGCATAACGACAGGATCAACTCAGCCGTCTTCAGCACCAATAACCACCATGTGGTGACCGCCAGTAACGACGGCACTGTGAAAATCCATAGCGATGAGACTGATGGATCGTGGAGGGAAGAGTTCACTTTCCACCACGATGGTGCGGTCAAATTAGCCAGCTTCAGTGCTGATAGTCGCCGTGTGTTGACCGCCAGTAAAGATGGGACAGCAAAAATCCATGTTCGGAAAGAGGATGGGTCATGGCAAGAAGAAATGACCATCAGCCATGTTGATGCGATCCATATAGCCGACTTCAGCACCGATAGTCGCCGTGTGTTGACCGTCAGTAACAATGGGTCAGCAAAAGTCCATGGTCAGAAGGAAGATGGATCATGGAAAGAAGAAGTGATCATCAGCCATAATGGTCCGATCGTTTTAGCCAGCTTCAGTGCTGATGGTAACCATGTGGTGACTGTCGGCGTAGATGACCAGGTGAAAATCACGGGCGCATCTGCCGATGGATCATGGCAAGTAAAATTTAGCGTTATCCATCAGAGCTTTGTCAAATCAGCCGAATTCAGCCCCGATAGCCGCTATCTGGTGACCGCCAGTGACGATTGCACAGCAAAAATCATTGGCCAGAAAGACGATGGATCATGGGAAGAAGAATACATTATCAGCGATATCGGATCAGCCGAATTCAGCCCCGATAGCCGACATGTGCTGACTGTCTGCGTGAGTGATTACCTGGTTAAAATCATTGGTAAACGGGTCGACGGATCATGGGGAGTGAAAGGCATCATTTCTCATAGTGATGAGATCGACACAGCCGACTTCAGTCCTGATAGCCACCATGTGGTGACTGCCAGTGGTGACCAACAGGCAAAAATCTACGGCGAAAAGACCGATGCATCATGGGAAGAAGAAATCACTATCCAGCACAATAGTTTGATCTTCATAGCCATCTTCAGTCCCGATAGCCAACATGCAGTAATCACCAGTAGTGATGGAACGGCAAAAATCCATAACCTCAAGAATGATGGATCATGGGAAGAGGGGCGCACTATCCATGATATACATCGGCCCTCTGACGCCAGATTCAGTGCCGATAGTCGCTTTATGATGACCTTTGGGCGTGGTATCGCGCAAATCAATGACCTGAATGGCGCTAACAAAATCACTATCCGCCACCGCTCTCCAATCTACTCAGCCAGCTTCAGCGCCAATAGCCGCTTTGTACTGACCCAAAGTGGTTTGCCAGTATCTGATGGTGTCGGCGACGTTGTGAAAATTACTGAACTATGGAAGGAAGAGTAG
- a CDS encoding RING finger domain-containing protein, with the protein MAFLYFSRTNIQHGLFWRFLANKKGVMGIFILFLLAMMLAMMIAPLCYSSTLIDRHHPDGRTFRIEINDEKTRNNTLTVTGGKPAGNADFPSVGNGDNGGNGGFFYSPPPPWGGGGGRPSGLFEIDLTLLQPVINWLMSIGKGSGDGRQAANEDGQPSGSRTNAGSNDATNHQEKREAPENRENQSPGEGNNSSGDGNNRKDDNGRQSENNASTQDLEPLANQLLAIIESDDPNAVFEFRERLDKLNMRQRLQVLETKGTNIRGRTVTPLEAILALPRSYHEHSTRNRFIEQLIEAAGYDYLMIFYGNKLQMISYKIVQDIIHKVNQSHQQPPIGHFEKRCITEYLTQLLLIHSNPVKRIRNLLEEISDSAIKNEIINDAQSLIFPNSFLDTLARYEMHPSFHELMRLSDELRIQVQYGASETIDDYIAITSFIDNALRVDKEEPTGIIGAECTICKEQFVRTSNIVKTPCNHLYHVDCLHQWLKNREQHRSIRNCPTCRTELNDLSKKLDDFSKKRNDFLIKLNDFNKLLRKYGGYLSLAIAKRAVNEWNKAETSYEALCHFVQFCRHNSQASDDSQFVKLLRGILHPVTKAEIRHDLLVSSTTFSDNNHLVVSASYDGTAKIYGYQSDGSWKEELTIHHDDEVKLASFSADSRRVLTASKDGTAKIYVQKEGGSWQEEIIIRHHGPIHSASFSTDSSRVLTTSDDGTAKIHIQKEDGSWEEEGIINHDGSIYLASFSADGSHVVTVSKDKVVKITGKSAHGSWQLKIIVSHKRRVNSAIFSPDNRYVVTASDDGTANIIAQKDDESWEEELTISHIRTHGEIISAAFSPDSRHVLTIGEDGLAKIIGKQADGSWLVKAIITHSDRVRSATFSPDSHLVVTSSYDKQAKIYGEKSDTLWEEEITIGHDRRVFSATFSPDSQHAVTSGDNGTAKIYSHKKDGSWEEVFTIRHFHGRRVISATFSADGRFVMTFGFGGIAKITQLKDDGSWEEAITIRSPNTILSASFSADSRFVLTQSFFRAFSSDFSNIVKITELWKEE; encoded by the coding sequence ATGGCGTTCCTTTATTTTTCAAGAACAAATATTCAACACGGATTGTTCTGGCGTTTCCTGGCAAACAAGAAGGGTGTGATGGGTATTTTTATTCTTTTCCTGCTGGCTATGATGCTAGCTATGATGATTGCGCCATTATGCTATTCCTCAACCCTTATTGACCGTCATCATCCCGATGGGCGCACGTTTCGGATTGAAATCAATGATGAGAAAACTCGGAATAACACTCTGACAGTGACAGGAGGCAAGCCCGCTGGCAACGCTGATTTTCCCAGTGTCGGCAACGGAGACAACGGAGGCAACGGAGGCTTTTTCTATTCCCCTCCTCCTCCCTGGGGAGGTGGAGGCGGCAGGCCGTCGGGATTGTTCGAAATTGACCTGACTCTTCTGCAACCCGTCATCAACTGGCTGATGTCCATAGGTAAGGGTTCTGGCGATGGCCGACAGGCAGCTAATGAGGATGGTCAACCCTCTGGCAGCAGAACTAATGCAGGATCAAATGACGCAACTAACCACCAGGAAAAAAGAGAAGCACCTGAAAATCGGGAGAACCAATCACCGGGAGAAGGCAATAATAGCAGCGGCGATGGCAATAACAGAAAAGACGACAATGGCAGGCAGAGTGAAAATAATGCTTCGACTCAGGATCTTGAGCCACTTGCCAACCAGCTTTTAGCCATCATTGAAAGCGACGATCCCAACGCCGTTTTTGAATTCAGGGAAAGGCTGGATAAGCTGAACATGCGTCAGCGTTTGCAGGTTCTCGAAACAAAAGGCACAAACATCAGGGGCAGAACGGTCACGCCTCTTGAGGCGATATTGGCACTGCCGCGCTCTTACCACGAGCACTCAACACGCAACCGATTTATCGAGCAGCTGATAGAAGCCGCTGGCTACGATTACCTGATGATTTTTTATGGCAACAAACTCCAGATGATTTCATATAAGATTGTTCAGGACATAATCCACAAGGTCAATCAATCTCACCAACAGCCACCCATAGGACATTTTGAAAAACGTTGCATTACGGAGTACTTGACTCAATTGCTCCTGATTCATTCAAACCCGGTTAAGCGTATTCGCAACCTGTTAGAAGAAATATCAGATTCAGCCATAAAGAATGAGATTATAAATGATGCACAATCACTGATATTTCCCAACTCTTTTCTGGATACCCTGGCACGATATGAAATGCACCCATCGTTCCATGAATTAATGCGCTTATCAGATGAACTGCGTATACAGGTGCAATACGGTGCCTCTGAAACCATAGATGATTACATCGCTATCACTTCTTTCATCGACAATGCACTGCGTGTGGATAAAGAAGAACCCACAGGCATTATTGGTGCAGAGTGCACGATATGTAAGGAGCAGTTTGTACGCACGTCAAATATAGTGAAAACACCCTGTAATCACCTTTATCACGTAGATTGTTTACATCAGTGGCTCAAAAATAGAGAGCAGCATCGTTCAATTAGAAATTGCCCTACCTGCCGTACAGAATTAAACGACTTAAGTAAAAAACTTGACGACTTCAGTAAAAAACGTAACGACTTTCTTATAAAACTTAACGACTTTAACAAACTATTAAGAAAATACGGCGGTTATCTTTCTTTAGCTATTGCAAAAAGAGCAGTTAATGAATGGAATAAAGCAGAAACAAGTTATGAAGCCTTGTGCCATTTTGTCCAGTTTTGCCGACACAACAGCCAGGCATCTGATGATTCACAGTTTGTAAAACTCTTGCGAGGCATCCTTCATCCCGTAACAAAAGCCGAGATCCGTCACGACCTTTTGGTCAGCTCAACCACCTTCAGCGACAATAACCACCTTGTGGTGAGCGCCAGCTACGATGGCACTGCGAAAATCTATGGCTATCAGTCCGATGGTTCATGGAAGGAAGAACTCACTATTCACCACGATGATGAGGTCAAATTAGCCAGCTTCAGCGCCGATAGTCGTCGTGTGTTGACCGCCAGTAAGGATGGGACAGCAAAAATCTATGTTCAGAAGGAAGGTGGATCATGGCAAGAAGAAATCATTATCCGCCACCATGGGCCCATTCATTCAGCCAGCTTCAGCACCGATAGTAGCCGTGTGTTGACCACCAGTGACGATGGCACAGCAAAAATCCATATTCAGAAGGAGGATGGATCATGGGAAGAAGAAGGAATCATCAACCATGATGGTTCGATCTATTTAGCCAGCTTCAGTGCCGATGGTAGCCATGTGGTGACTGTCAGCAAAGATAAAGTGGTAAAAATCACGGGCAAATCAGCCCATGGATCATGGCAATTAAAAATCATCGTTTCCCATAAGCGCCGTGTCAACTCAGCCATCTTTAGCCCCGATAACCGCTATGTGGTGACCGCCAGTGACGATGGCACGGCAAACATCATTGCCCAAAAAGACGATGAATCATGGGAAGAAGAACTCACCATTAGCCACATTCGCACCCATGGTGAGATCATATCAGCCGCCTTCAGCCCGGATAGTCGACATGTCCTGACTATCGGCGAGGATGGCCTGGCTAAAATCATTGGTAAACAGGCCGACGGATCATGGCTGGTAAAAGCCATCATTACCCATAGTGATAGAGTCCGCTCCGCTACTTTCAGTCCCGATAGCCACCTTGTGGTGACCTCCAGTTACGACAAACAGGCAAAAATCTACGGCGAAAAGAGCGATACATTATGGGAAGAAGAAATCACTATCGGTCACGATCGTCGGGTCTTCTCAGCCACCTTCAGTCCCGATAGCCAACATGCAGTAACCAGCGGTGATAATGGAACGGCAAAAATCTATAGCCACAAGAAGGATGGATCATGGGAAGAAGTATTCACTATCCGTCATTTTCATGGTCGTCGGGTCATTTCAGCCACCTTCAGTGCCGATGGCCGTTTTGTGATGACCTTTGGTTTTGGTGGTATCGCAAAAATCACCCAACTGAAGGATGATGGATCATGGGAAGAAGCAATCACTATCCGCAGCCCCAATACAATCCTCTCAGCCAGCTTCAGCGCCGATAGCCGCTTTGTGCTGACCCAAAGTTTTTTTAGAGCATTTAGTAGTGATTTCAGCAACATTGTGAAAATTACTGAACTATGGAAAGAAGAGTAA
- a CDS encoding RING finger domain-containing protein: protein MQFYRLLITLVLSLLTMTFVPLCLSSTIVDRHHPDERKLRIEINDGKTGNNTLTLTGGQPAGNADFPGVGNGGFFYSPPPPWGGGGGRPSGLFEIDLTILQPVISWLMSIGKGSVSFEEQQSPTRLQISRVNADGSASEAAIPLDWLNLLDSEQLSDVDFWDTLLQRAATHCPASDSLQAANEDGQPSGSRPTGSNDATNQHQKKKREASENRQNKSPGEGNDSSGDGNNRKDDNGRQSKNNALTQNLQVLANELLAIIESDDPNAAVKFREMLDKLEVHQRVQVLETKGTNVSGNTITPLEAILALPRSSHEHSTRNQFIKHLIKSAGYRYIMVSRELPMILSKILQDIIHKVNESDQQPPIGHFEKCCFAEYFIELLMNSSNPVERIRRLLEQIPDLAIRNEIINDAQSLIFPNSFVDTVVLFGQRPSFRELMRLSEEVRIQAQYGASEATDDYMAINAFGDNALRVDKEEPKDIISAECTICQEQFVRTSNIVKTPCNHLYHVDCLNQWLKKRKRDDATRNCPTCRTELYAFSKKLNDFNKLLKKYDGYHSLAIAKKAVNDWKKAETSHEALYHFVQFCRHTSQASDDSQFVKLLRRIFHPVTKAEIRHHDTINSATFSANNHRVVTASDDGTAKIYVCQSDGSWKKELTIRHDDWVTLASFSADSRRVLTASNDGTAKIHFRKENGSWQEEITIRHHGPIHSASFSADNSRVLTASSDGTAKIHVQKESGSWEEAFTINHEDSIYLVSFSADGSHVVTVSKDNVVKITGKSADGSWQVKTIAVHKAHVNSAIFSPNNRYVVTASDDGTAKIIGQKDDKSWEEECTIGHIETDGWIISAAFSPDSRHVVTVSSDYLVKIIGKRADGSWGVKAIITHSDRVHTVTFSPDSHHVVTASFDQQEKIYGEKSDALWEEEITIRHNRLGFSTTFSPNSRHAITTSDDGTAKTLSYKSHGSWEEGFTIDHPGPLTSVIFSADGRFVMTFGFDGIAKLTQVKGDGPWEEMTIRHPNAIRSASFSADSRFVLTQSFLGKRRKLSSIVKITELWKEE from the coding sequence ATGCAGTTTTACCGTTTATTGATAACATTGGTTCTTTCGCTATTAACGATGACGTTTGTACCATTATGCCTTTCTTCAACCATCGTTGATCGTCATCATCCCGATGAGCGCAAGCTTCGGATTGAAATCAATGATGGGAAAACAGGCAATAACACCCTGACATTGACCGGAGGGCAGCCCGCTGGCAACGCCGATTTTCCCGGTGTCGGCAACGGCGGCTTTTTCTATTCCCCTCCTCCGCCCTGGGGAGGTGGAGGCGGCAGGCCATCGGGATTGTTCGAAATTGACCTGACTATTCTGCAACCCGTTATCTCATGGCTGATGTCCATAGGTAAAGGTTCTGTCTCGTTTGAGGAGCAGCAATCCCCGACACGTTTGCAAATCAGCCGTGTTAATGCCGATGGCTCTGCCAGCGAAGCAGCTATACCCCTTGACTGGCTTAACCTCCTGGATAGTGAACAACTGAGCGATGTTGATTTCTGGGACACTCTCCTCCAGCGTGCCGCCACTCATTGCCCGGCCAGCGACAGCCTTCAGGCAGCTAATGAGGATGGCCAACCCTCTGGCAGCAGACCCACAGGATCGAATGACGCAACTAACCAGCATCAAAAGAAAAAAAGAGAAGCATCTGAAAATCGGCAGAACAAATCACCGGGAGAAGGCAATGATAGTAGCGGGGATGGCAATAACAGAAAAGACGACAATGGAAGGCAGAGTAAAAATAATGCTTTAACTCAGAACCTTCAGGTACTTGCCAACGAGCTTTTAGCCATTATTGAAAGCGACGATCCCAACGCCGCTGTTAAATTCAGGGAAATGCTGGATAAGCTGGAAGTGCACCAACGTGTGCAGGTTCTGGAAACAAAAGGCACAAACGTCAGCGGCAATACTATTACTCCTCTTGAGGCGATATTGGCACTGCCGCGTTCTTCCCATGAGCACTCAACACGCAACCAATTTATCAAGCATCTGATAAAATCCGCTGGCTACCGCTACATTATGGTTTCTCGTGAACTCCCGATGATTTTGTCTAAGATTCTTCAGGACATAATCCACAAGGTCAATGAATCTGATCAACAGCCACCCATAGGACATTTTGAAAAATGTTGCTTTGCTGAATACTTTATTGAATTGCTCATGAATTCTTCAAACCCGGTTGAGCGTATTCGCCGTCTATTAGAACAAATACCAGATTTAGCCATAAGGAATGAGATTATAAATGATGCACAATCATTGATATTTCCCAACTCTTTTGTGGATACCGTTGTTCTATTTGGTCAGCGCCCATCGTTCCGTGAATTAATGCGCTTATCAGAGGAAGTGCGTATACAGGCGCAATACGGTGCCTCTGAAGCCACAGATGATTACATGGCTATCAATGCTTTCGGCGACAATGCACTGCGTGTGGATAAAGAAGAACCTAAAGACATTATTAGTGCAGAGTGCACGATATGTCAGGAGCAGTTTGTACGCACGTCAAATATAGTGAAAACGCCCTGCAATCACCTTTATCACGTAGATTGCTTAAATCAGTGGCTCAAAAAAAGGAAGCGTGATGATGCAACTAGAAATTGTCCTACATGCCGTACAGAATTATATGCCTTTAGTAAAAAACTTAACGACTTTAACAAACTATTGAAAAAATACGACGGTTATCATTCTTTAGCTATTGCAAAAAAAGCAGTTAATGATTGGAAGAAAGCAGAAACAAGTCATGAAGCCTTGTACCACTTTGTCCAATTTTGCCGACATACCAGCCAGGCATCTGATGATTCACAGTTTGTAAAACTCTTGCGACGCATCTTTCATCCCGTGACAAAAGCCGAGATCCGTCATCACGATACGATCAACTCAGCCACCTTCAGCGCCAATAACCACCGTGTGGTGACCGCCAGTGACGATGGCACTGCGAAAATCTATGTCTGTCAGTCCGATGGATCATGGAAGAAAGAACTCACCATTCGCCACGATGATTGGGTCACATTAGCCAGCTTCAGCGCCGATAGTCGCCGTGTGTTGACCGCCAGTAACGATGGGACAGCAAAAATCCATTTTCGGAAGGAGAATGGATCATGGCAAGAAGAAATCACTATCCGCCACCATGGGCCCATTCATTCAGCCAGCTTCAGCGCCGACAATAGCCGTGTGTTGACCGCCAGTAGCGATGGGACAGCAAAAATCCATGTTCAGAAGGAGAGTGGATCATGGGAAGAAGCATTCACCATCAACCATGAGGATTCGATCTATTTAGTCAGCTTCAGTGCTGATGGCAGTCATGTGGTGACTGTCAGCAAAGATAACGTGGTAAAAATCACGGGCAAATCAGCCGATGGATCATGGCAAGTAAAAACCATCGCTGTCCATAAAGCCCATGTCAACTCAGCCATCTTTAGCCCCAATAACCGCTATGTGGTGACCGCCAGTGACGATGGTACGGCAAAAATTATTGGTCAGAAAGACGACAAGTCATGGGAAGAAGAATGCACCATTGGCCACATTGAAACCGATGGTTGGATCATATCAGCCGCCTTCAGCCCCGATAGCCGACATGTGGTAACTGTCAGCTCGGATTACCTGGTTAAAATCATCGGTAAACGGGCCGACGGATCATGGGGAGTAAAAGCCATCATTACCCACAGTGATCGGGTCCACACGGTTACCTTCAGTCCCGATAGCCACCATGTGGTGACCGCCAGTTTCGACCAACAGGAAAAAATCTACGGCGAAAAGAGCGATGCATTATGGGAAGAAGAAATCACTATCCGTCACAATCGTCTGGGCTTCTCAACCACCTTCAGTCCCAATAGCCGACATGCAATAACCACCAGTGATGATGGAACGGCAAAAACCCTTAGCTATAAGAGTCATGGATCATGGGAAGAAGGATTCACTATCGATCATCCTGGTCCGCTCACTTCAGTCATCTTCAGTGCCGATGGCCGCTTTGTGATGACCTTTGGTTTTGACGGTATCGCGAAGCTCACTCAAGTGAAGGGCGATGGACCATGGGAAGAAATGACTATCCGCCACCCCAATGCAATCCGCTCAGCGAGCTTCAGCGCCGATAGCCGCTTTGTGCTGACTCAAAGTTTTTTGGGAAAACGTCGTAAGCTCAGCAGCATTGTGAAAATTACTGAACTTTGGAAGGAAGAATAA